TCGTTCACCGCCACACTCACCGGCGTTGCTTCCCGAACAAGATTGAGCGCCTTGGCCTGACGACGCAGAAATCCGCTCTCCTCGACCTCCTTCACCACCGTCAGGGAGATATGAATGTTCTCCCCCTGCGGATCGGTGCCGTACGACTCCCAGTACACGCCGAGTTTCTCGTCGGCGCGCAGCCGCTCGGTGGGATGGGCGTGGGGCGCCGCTTCTTCAATGGTCGTGGGGATCGAACCGTACGGTTTATAGAACAACAGGTCGCTCAGGGTGACGCGCGTGCCAACCGAGAAGGGTGGGTTCGCGCCGTATCGCGCCCGAGCCACCGCTCCCTTGGACGGTGCCGACACTTCGGCGCTCATCAGTAGCGGTCCCCACGGTGCTTTGGCCGTGAGCACGCCCGTGCGGGAGGTGTTGCGACGAATCACACCGTAGTCCGCCGCACCCGAGTTCGGCGTCACAATCAGCGCGGCGTCCACCGGCGCGCCAGCGAGTTGCTTGGTGACGTTCGCATCGTAGGCCATCACCACCAGCGCCGTGTCGCCGCGCCTGAACACCGCCTTCTGGTGCTCGAGGGGCGTGAGCGACTTCGCATAACTCGGCGCGTACCGGCCGATCACCGGAGGTAAATGCAACCGCCAGTTCGCCGAATCCGAGAGCGATGGATTGTTCAGCACAAAACCCGCCGGAATCATCCGGTACGCAGGCACCGGCTCCGCCGAAATAATATCGACGCCGCCGCCCTGACGTCCCCCGCGCCCCATACTCGGGCGACCGGGCGAACGCGACCACCAGCGTGGCCAGCCAAAACGGAGCAGCAGTTCGCGTTCGTCGTCGCTAAAACCATTCTGGTGCGGCGAGGCGGCGTCCTGCAACATCAAGCTCATCGTCATGCGTGAATACCACTCGGTGCGCGTGTCGTTGCCGGGGCGCGAGAACAGCGTTCGCGAAAAAGCCCACACGCGGTCTTCGAACGCCGTGCGCTTGGGGTCGTCGCAGCCAAAGCGCCGATACTGCTGGCGCGTGTCGTCGTCCACGAGCATCGAGATGTCGCGCCACTGGCAGCGGTCGCGCGGCAGCATACGCCCGAGCGCCACCGCGAACGTGCTGTCGCTGCGCACATCGTCGCCGGCCGTGTGAAGCGCAAAGCCGATCAAGATGTCGCACCACCATCCGCCTGTTCGGCATTCCTTGGCGGCGGCCACCGCATCCGCAGGGCGATCGGCTTCGGTGAGATAGCGCACGCGTTGCGCCGAGAGCCAACGATCCTCTGGCGCTTGCCGTGCGAGAGTGTCGAGTTCTCCAATCAGCCGCGACCGCGCATCCGTAATGTCCTTCGGCTCCGTGGGGCCGGGACGCTCATCGTACCAGTAGCACCAACTCCCCACCCGCTCGTCGCAGTTGGCGGGCGCGCTCACGCGCGAGGTGGGGAGGTGCAGCACCCGATATTGCTCGAACATCGCTTGTGCGCGATGCCCCTCAGCAACCGGATTCCCAAAGATGGTGTCGCCAGTAGCCGAGGCGGCTCCTGGCTGGCGGATGATCTGTGCGGGCGCGGCCGTGCCGATGGCGGCGAGCAGCAGAAAGACGATGAGTGGGCGCATGGGGAGGTTATACACTCCACAAGGATAATTGCCTCACACTATCTTTGTGCCATGCCCTCCATTGTCTTTGAGTCGCTCCACCCGGATGTCGCGCCTCCGGCCCGCGGAACTGCAGGCAGCGCCGGCTACGATTTGGCCGCCTGCCTGGCTGGGCGCACTGCTCGCGTCTGGACCGGCCCCACCATGGCCGAGCGCGCCGCCTCCGCCGATGGCGCCCTCACCCTCGCTCCTGGCGAAAAGGCGCTGGTTCCGTTGGGCTTCAAGGCTCGCCTCCCCGCCGGCTTTGAGGCCCAAATCCGCCCGCGTTCTGGCACGAGCGTCAAAACCGACCTCGTGATTGCGAACGCGCCGGGCACCGTGGACGCCGATTATCCCGACGAATGGTGCGTGCCAGTCAAGAATGGTGGACCGGCCCCGCTGGTCATTCGCCACGGCGACCGGATAGCCCAAATGGTCATTGCCCGCTTTGAAGTGCTCGACTTCACCACCGGATCCGTGGGGCAGACCACAGATCGGGCGGGCGGGTTCGGGTCCACGGGCTGAGGGCGCTCCGTAGCTTTGAACGCATGGTGGATCTCCACTCTTTCCCCCGGGGAGCATTCGTGAAGCCCGTCCTCCGAGCCGCGCTCGCCGCCGTACTCAGCGTCTCCGCGCTGGCGGCGCAAGAGCCGCGCGACATCCCCATCAAGAGCTACACGCTCCCCAACGGATTACGCGTACACCTCGTGGAGGATCACTCCGCTCAGGTGGTCGCCGTCAACCTGTGGTACCGCGTGGGCGCGCGCGACGAACGACTCGGACACACGGGTTTTGCCCACCTCTTTGAACACATGATGTTCCAAGGATCGGAACATGTGCAAAAGGCCGAGCATTTTCAGTTCATCGAACGCGCCGGAGGTACGCTCAACGGTTCCACGCAGGCCGACCGCACGAACTACTGGGAAGTGCTGCCGTCCAACCGGCTCAACCTCGGACTCTGGCTCGAAGCCGAACGGATGCAGTCGTTGGCCGTCACGCAGGCCAACCTCGACAACCAACGCGAAGCCGTAAAGGAAGAGCGGCGACTGCGCTTCGACAATCAGCCGTACGTCGGGGCCCTCGTCGATTCGATTGGCCTCCTGTATGACCGCGAACGCTGCTTTGCCTACAGCCACTCGCTGGTGGGGTCGATGGCCGACCTCAACGCCGCAAAGGTCGAAGACGTGCAGGCGTTCTTCCGGCAGTACTACGCCCCCAACAACGCCACGCTCGTGCTCGTCGGCGACTTCAACTCGGCGGAAGCAACCGCGCTGATTGCGCAGTACTTCAACCAGATTCCCGCCGTCCCCGCGCCGCCCTCAGTGGCCTGCGACCAACCGTACAACACCGGTGTGCTGCGCCGTAACGTGGCCGATGCCAATGCGACCATCGGTGCGGTGCTGGCGTTCTGGCGCATTCCGGCTGTGTCGCACGCCGACTACCCGGCCCTCGATCTGCTCAGCACGATCTTTGGGCAGGGTGAGAGTTCGCGCCTCAACCGAACGATCGTTCGCGAGCAGAAAGTCGCGGCCATCTCGCAGTCCGTGCTCAATCCTATTGGACCCACGCGCGGCCCTGGGATTTTTGGCGTGCTGGCGATTGCCAATCAGGGAGTAGCGGTGGACTCGGTCGAACGCGCCGTCGTGGCGCAGGCGGCACAACTCGTCAGTGGAATCACCGAAGGCGAACTCGCGAAAGCAAAGGCGTATCGCAAAAGCACCGCGGTATCGCAGCGTCAGCACGCACTCGGACTCGCCGAGGCCATTCAGTTTGCCGATCTCTTTTTGGGAAGCGCCAATCGCGTGAACGACGATATTCGGCGCTACGACGCGGTGACCGTGGCGGACTTGCAACGCGTCGCCGCCACGTACTTGCGTCCCGATAATTCGCTCACGCTATTGATTGTGCCGGGGGGCAAATGATGCCGCGCCGCGTACGACTTGCCGAATGCGCCACGGTCGCGGGCGCGCTGATTCTGGTGGCCGCGTTGACGCCGCTCTTCGCCAGCGCACAACGTCCCGCCGCGGCGCCTCCCGCTGCACCGATTCGCGCCGCCCAGTTCCCACCGACCCGCGAAGCCACGCTCGCGAACGGCATGCGGCTCGTGGTCGTGCAGAGCAACAAGCAACCCGTGGTCGCGGTCTCGCTCACCTTTGCGGCTGGCGCGGCCTATGATCCGCCAGCCAAAGCTGGGCTCGCCGACATGATGGCCACGCTGCTCACGCGCGGCGCCGGCGCGCGCTCCGCGGAGGAGTTCTCCGCGGCAATCGAGAACGTGGGCGGGCAGCTCACGGCGTCGGCCAGCGCGGATTTTGTAACGCTCCGGGCGGACGCGCTCACCGATGCCGCTCCGCTGGCTTTTTCGCTCCTCGCCGACGCAGCGCGGCGGCCGACATTTCCCGACAAAGAAGTCGAACTGTTGCGCACGCAGTTGCTCTCCGCGCTCACTGTCGAGCTCTCGCAGCCGACGAGTCTCGCCGAGCGCACCTTCGTGCGCGGCGTGTTCGGTGAACATCCGTACGCGCGTCGTGCCGATCCAACCAGCGTGCGCAGTATGACGCGCGCCGACCTCGTAGCATTTCACGACGCGCGCCTGCGTCCCGCGGGTGCATTGCTGGTGGTGGCGGGCAGTCTCTCGTTTGAGCAAGCAAAGAAACTCGCGGAGCAAGCGTTCGGCTCCTGGACCGGCGCCGCCGCTTCGGCTTTGCCGCGCACGGCGATTCCCGTGCGCTCGGCGCGCGAGATTGTGCTTGTGCACCGGCCGGGCTCGGTACAGTCGAATATCCTCGTTGGCAATGCCACGTGGCGGCCGAACGATCCGCGCGCGTATGCGGCGGCAATCGCGAATCGCCTGTTGGGTGGCGGCGCCGATTCTCGGCTCTTCCTCACCTTACGCGAGAAGAAGAGTTGGACCTACAGCGCTCGCTCGTCCATCGCGTCGCGTCGCGAGATGGGGAGCTTCGAAGCCGCGACCGAAGTGCGCAACTCGGTCACCGACTCGGCGCTGGTCGAGCTGCTCGCGCAAATCGACCGGCTGGGCACTGAGCCGTTGGACCGCGCGGAGTTCGATCGTACGCGCAACGCCATGACGGGAGCGTTCCCGCTGTCGATCGAAACCGCGGGACAAGTCGCCGCCGAGATTGCCAACGCGAAACTGCTTGGCCTTCCCGCGGATTTCGTGCAGAGTTACCGGCAAAAACTGGCAGCGGTGACGCCAGAGCAGGTGCAGCGCGCCGCGCGCGACGGGATGCGATCATCCTCGCTGTTCATTGTGGTGGTGGGCGATGCGCTCAAGGTGCGTGCCCAGCTTGAGCGCATCGCGCCCGTGCGCATTGTGTCTGTTGACGGCACACCGCTTCGCCCAGAAGATCTCGTGGTGAAAGCCGCCGCGCTTGATCTCGACCTCACGCAACTGGTGCCGCGCACCGACAGTTTTTCTATTCTGGTGCAGGGGCGCCCCTTTGGATATCAGCGCACCACGCTCGCGCGCACCGCGGCTGGCTGGGAGTTGCAGGACGTGACTCGACTCGCCACCGTCATACAGCAGAACACAACCGTGCGCTTTTCAGCAGCGCTCGTCATGCAGTCGGTGTCGCAGTCCGGAAAGGCGCAGGGGCAGGACACCAAAATTGAAGTGACCTACGCGAATGGTCACGCCACTGGCACGGCGGTCGCGCCGCAACAGGGAGCCATCAAGACCGTGAATGTGGACGCTGATCTGCCTGCCGGCGCCGTGGATGATAATCTCATCGCGACGCTGCTTCCAACGTTGCGGTGGGCCAGCGGCGCGCGCTTCGTGCTTCCCGTGTTCCAGTCTGGCAAGGGAACGGCGACCGCGCTCACCATCTCTGTCGCAGGGGAAGAGTCGGTGA
This region of Gemmatimonadota bacterium genomic DNA includes:
- the dut gene encoding dUTP diphosphatase — encoded protein: MPSIVFESLHPDVAPPARGTAGSAGYDLAACLAGRTARVWTGPTMAERAASADGALTLAPGEKALVPLGFKARLPAGFEAQIRPRSGTSVKTDLVIANAPGTVDADYPDEWCVPVKNGGPAPLVIRHGDRIAQMVIARFEVLDFTTGSVGQTTDRAGGFGSTG
- a CDS encoding pitrilysin family protein — its product is MKPVLRAALAAVLSVSALAAQEPRDIPIKSYTLPNGLRVHLVEDHSAQVVAVNLWYRVGARDERLGHTGFAHLFEHMMFQGSEHVQKAEHFQFIERAGGTLNGSTQADRTNYWEVLPSNRLNLGLWLEAERMQSLAVTQANLDNQREAVKEERRLRFDNQPYVGALVDSIGLLYDRERCFAYSHSLVGSMADLNAAKVEDVQAFFRQYYAPNNATLVLVGDFNSAEATALIAQYFNQIPAVPAPPSVACDQPYNTGVLRRNVADANATIGAVLAFWRIPAVSHADYPALDLLSTIFGQGESSRLNRTIVREQKVAAISQSVLNPIGPTRGPGIFGVLAIANQGVAVDSVERAVVAQAAQLVSGITEGELAKAKAYRKSTAVSQRQHALGLAEAIQFADLFLGSANRVNDDIRRYDAVTVADLQRVAATYLRPDNSLTLLIVPGGK
- a CDS encoding insulinase family protein, which produces MMPRRVRLAECATVAGALILVAALTPLFASAQRPAAAPPAAPIRAAQFPPTREATLANGMRLVVVQSNKQPVVAVSLTFAAGAAYDPPAKAGLADMMATLLTRGAGARSAEEFSAAIENVGGQLTASASADFVTLRADALTDAAPLAFSLLADAARRPTFPDKEVELLRTQLLSALTVELSQPTSLAERTFVRGVFGEHPYARRADPTSVRSMTRADLVAFHDARLRPAGALLVVAGSLSFEQAKKLAEQAFGSWTGAAASALPRTAIPVRSAREIVLVHRPGSVQSNILVGNATWRPNDPRAYAAAIANRLLGGGADSRLFLTLREKKSWTYSARSSIASRREMGSFEAATEVRNSVTDSALVELLAQIDRLGTEPLDRAEFDRTRNAMTGAFPLSIETAGQVAAEIANAKLLGLPADFVQSYRQKLAAVTPEQVQRAARDGMRSSSLFIVVVGDALKVRAQLERIAPVRIVSVDGTPLRPEDLVVKAAALDLDLTQLVPRTDSFSILVQGRPFGYQRTTLARTAAGWELQDVTRLATVIQQNTTVRFSAALVMQSVSQSGKAQGQDTKIEVTYANGHATGTAVAPQQGAIKTVNVDADLPAGAVDDNLIATLLPTLRWASGARFVLPVFQSGKGTATALTISVAGEESVTVIAGTFAAWKADITGGDAPISVWVEKGGAHRLLKLAMTGQPVEFQLVK